A DNA window from Ostrea edulis chromosome 5, xbOstEdul1.1, whole genome shotgun sequence contains the following coding sequences:
- the LOC125650646 gene encoding archaemetzincin-1-like: MPKLNKKSAVLERRFVPYARGFTPPTKRIQLTAIGNDKNLPEFSSGTDSDQYFPPVPQPTDIDDWLAQYCEEGQTYREFCQECPWLSLRKWVYTKQKFNSKGKTILEKYPEGKIYLLPLGEFDSDHCVNFDHLREFSQIYLGIEVVSLPRVKLDIKDRSISWIEDSASVAPSRGQRTSSRLKKHTLNARFNSKPKHYQICVDEVLLKLKEKIPDDALCMIALTMSDLCGDETDLFVAGMAAGKHRVAIFSFARYDPTLTFDIGDWYGIKQDLKGMDCEERKKIILQRSCKLLVHEIGHLLGIDHCIFYDCCMNGSGHLQEDFRQPIHLCPVDLHKLQTLVGFNVTKRYQALLRFYEKHEMHREVKWVRARLHYLAASC, from the coding sequence ATGCCAAAGCTCAATAAGAAGTCTGCAGTGTTGGAGAGGCGATTCGTCCCATATGCCAGAGGATTCACCCCACCTACCAAAAGGATCCAGCTGACAGCTATTGGAAATGACAAAAATCTTCCTGAATTCTCCTCAGGAACTGACAGCGACCAGTACTTCCCTCCAGTTCCTCAACCGACAGATATTGATGACTGGTTGGCCCAGTACTGCGAGGAAGGCCAAACTTACCGCGAGTTCTGCCAAGAGTGTCCATGGCTTTCCTTGCGTAAGTGGGTGTATACCAAACAAAAATTCAACTCCAAAGGAAAAACCATACTAGAGAAATATCCAGAGGGGAAAATCTATTTACTACCTCTTGGGGAGTTTGATAGTGACCACTGTGTAAATTTTGATCATCTCAGAGAATTCTCACAGATTTATCTTGGCATTGAAGTCGTTTCTCTGCCCAGAGTCAAACTTGACATCAAAGACCGATCCATTTCTTGGATTGAGGATAGTGCATCTGTTGCACCATCTCGGGGTCAGAGAACCAGCAGCAGGTTAAAAAAACATACACTAAATGCTAGATTTAATTCTAAACCAAAGCACTACCAGATATGTGTAGACGAAGTTTTATTAAAGCTCAAAGAAAAGATTCCAGACGATGCTTTGTGTATGATTGCCTTGACGATGTCCGATCTCTGTGGTGATGAAACAGACCTTTTTGTTGCTGGAATGGCAGCAGGGAAACATAGAGTGGCTATTTTTAGCTTTGCTCGGTATGACCCAACCTTGACTTTTGATATTGGAGACTGGTATGGAATAAAGCAGGATTTAAAGGGCATGGATTGTGAGGAgcgaaaaaaaattattttgcaaaGAAGCTGCAAACTTCTAGTGCACGAGATTGGCCATTTGCTGGGCATCGATCATTGCATTTTCTATGATTGCTGTATGAATGGCTCGGGACATTTACAGGAAGATTTCCGTCAGCCCATTCACCTGTGTCCTGTTGATCTCCATAAACTACAGACCCTTGTCGGGTTTAATGTCACAAAGAGATATCAGGCACTATTGAGATTCTACGAAAAACATGAAATGCACAGAGAGGTTAAATGGGTCAGAGCAAGACTCCATTACTTGGCTGCCTCTTGctaa